One window of Enterobacter sp. RHBSTW-00175 genomic DNA carries:
- a CDS encoding SymE family type I addiction module toxin, giving the protein MAAKNFMPERAVAQTENAVFENGEEIREQVRKKNPRDLHGEPTHSGRVHARDEVGASCGELYTRMEHNYLPLSGDWLSRAGFAYGRAVKIRVMPDCIVITPQNSRELWGCLEGLSAVHTNKQKVKAWLSTFPGALNDTGDLPEPKHMNGAVKPQ; this is encoded by the coding sequence ATGGCTGCAAAGAATTTTATGCCAGAGCGGGCTGTTGCCCAAACGGAAAATGCAGTATTTGAAAATGGTGAAGAAATTCGCGAGCAGGTACGCAAAAAGAACCCGCGGGACTTGCACGGGGAGCCAACCCATTCCGGGCGTGTTCATGCGCGGGATGAAGTGGGTGCATCATGTGGTGAGCTGTATACGCGCATGGAGCATAACTATCTGCCGCTGTCTGGTGACTGGTTGTCCCGCGCCGGGTTTGCGTATGGCCGCGCGGTTAAAATCCGCGTGATGCCGGATTGTATTGTGATCACCCCGCAGAATAGCCGCGAGCTGTGGGGATGTTTAGAAGGGTTAAGCGCAGTGCATACCAATAAACAGAAGGTGAAAGCGTGGCTGTCGACGTTCCCGGGGGCGCTGAATGATACGGGCGATCTGCCGGAGCCGAAACACATGAACGGGGCTGTGAAGCCACAATAA
- a CDS encoding AAA family ATPase, with protein MKLAYIWISEHKVLKNIQLSIDSSCYCDFKDGNLTIRKNESAKSYYNNVSISAIIGKNGTGKSTVLEFLEDSVSGGNSSGIIVWYDDSGSVFVCPVNFYIKSTDVLTTENFSVIDDYQDFLSANYISLIKSSNLTDANRLEVIKKNKSKLIYDLSLSDYQKQSLSFIRERFSRLMSYLRHYSVSNDLQKSTIKYTFKFSPSSTAFLRSVLDKFIDKNIGFFEEKDMELLHAQFMEYHNNNISIESQLIKFNISLICQEASRKIKKERSIQDFLYLILMISYCRDNYHFSSSFISELLNKYSQSIKEQNDYVLAQKYIYEEYDIQKIISYIGDEIGYIINFSHEIDRLINGEKVLLTWNEKVEGFYLETSDVNTIFNLSELIGHLSTNIAKNIPYGWEGFSTGEFAKLNLFSELYYFINNPKRNTKESYFIFMDEVDLYLHPDWQRNFLSDLLQFISKEFPINRTQILMTSHSPIIIGDFLPENIITLIKNDNGIVSIGESHGFGTQITDLYINGLHIESTFGVHSKMYIEGILRRRDNGNLTEYDHWLISKIKSENIRKMLGGMQ; from the coding sequence ATGAAATTAGCTTACATATGGATAAGTGAGCATAAAGTACTTAAAAACATACAGTTAAGCATTGATTCATCTTGCTATTGTGATTTTAAAGATGGTAATCTCACAATTCGGAAAAATGAATCGGCAAAAAGCTATTATAATAATGTGTCAATAAGTGCGATCATCGGAAAAAATGGTACGGGTAAATCAACGGTTCTTGAATTTTTAGAAGATTCAGTTTCGGGTGGTAACTCTTCAGGGATTATTGTATGGTATGATGATTCGGGGAGTGTATTTGTATGCCCAGTAAATTTCTATATCAAAAGCACAGATGTCTTAACAACTGAAAATTTCAGTGTAATTGATGACTATCAGGATTTTTTGAGTGCAAATTATATCTCACTGATAAAGTCAAGTAATTTGACAGATGCGAACAGATTAGAAGTCATAAAAAAAAATAAATCAAAGTTAATTTATGACTTATCATTATCTGATTATCAGAAGCAAAGTTTAAGTTTTATTCGTGAAAGATTTTCACGTCTGATGTCTTATTTAAGACATTATTCAGTATCAAATGATTTACAGAAATCAACAATTAAGTATACGTTTAAATTCTCACCGTCATCAACAGCTTTCCTTAGATCAGTTTTAGATAAATTCATAGATAAAAATATTGGTTTCTTTGAAGAAAAAGATATGGAACTTCTGCACGCTCAATTTATGGAATATCATAATAACAATATTAGTATAGAGTCTCAGTTAATAAAATTTAATATCTCATTAATTTGTCAAGAGGCGTCAAGGAAAATAAAAAAAGAAAGATCTATTCAAGATTTTTTATATTTAATATTAATGATTAGCTATTGTCGAGATAATTATCACTTTAGCTCATCGTTCATCTCTGAATTATTGAATAAATATAGCCAAAGTATAAAAGAACAAAATGATTATGTTCTTGCACAAAAATATATATATGAGGAATATGATATTCAGAAGATAATTAGCTATATAGGAGATGAGATTGGATATATAATAAATTTTTCTCATGAAATCGACCGTCTAATTAATGGTGAGAAGGTGTTACTCACCTGGAATGAAAAGGTTGAAGGGTTTTATCTGGAGACCAGCGATGTCAATACTATATTTAACTTATCAGAGTTAATAGGTCATCTTTCAACCAATATAGCCAAAAATATACCTTATGGCTGGGAGGGATTTAGTACGGGGGAATTCGCCAAGTTAAATCTTTTCTCTGAATTATATTATTTTATCAATAATCCGAAAAGAAATACAAAAGAAAGTTATTTCATTTTTATGGATGAAGTTGATCTGTATTTACACCCTGATTGGCAACGTAATTTCTTAAGTGATCTGCTTCAATTCATATCAAAAGAATTTCCAATTAACCGGACACAGATATTAATGACATCTCATTCTCCTATCATTATAGGAGATTTTTTGCCGGAGAATATTATTACCTTAATTAAAAACGATAATGGAATCGTTAGTATTGGTGAGTCTCATGGTTTTGGAACACAAATAACAGATTTATATATTAATGGATTACATATAGAATCAACTTTTGGGGTGCACTCGAAAATGTATATCGAAGGAATATTACGCCGAAGAGACAACGGGAACTTAACAGAGTATGATCACTGGTTAATATCTAAGATTAAAAGCGAAAATATCAGAAAAATGCTCGGTGGTATGCAATGA
- the rutR gene encoding HTH-type transcriptional regulator RutR yields MTQGAVKTPGKRSQAVSAKKQAILGAALDTFSQFGIHGTRLEQVAERAGVSKTNLLYYYPSKEVLYVAVLQQILDIWLAPLKAFREEFTPPVAIKEYIRLKLEVSRDYPQASRLFCLEMLQGAPLLKTELTGDLKQLVDDKSAIIAGWVASGKLAPVEPHHLIFMIWASTQHYADFSAQVEAVTGKTLQDETFFQNTLENVQRMIIEGIRVR; encoded by the coding sequence ATGACACAAGGTGCAGTGAAAACACCAGGTAAACGTTCGCAGGCGGTGAGTGCGAAAAAGCAGGCCATTCTGGGCGCGGCGCTGGATACGTTTTCGCAGTTTGGCATCCACGGCACGCGGCTGGAGCAGGTGGCAGAGCGGGCAGGGGTGTCAAAAACCAATCTGCTGTACTACTACCCGTCAAAAGAGGTGCTCTACGTTGCGGTGCTGCAACAGATCCTCGATATCTGGCTGGCGCCGCTCAAGGCGTTTCGTGAAGAGTTCACCCCGCCGGTGGCGATTAAAGAGTACATCCGCCTCAAGCTTGAGGTATCCCGCGACTACCCGCAGGCATCACGCCTGTTCTGCCTTGAGATGTTGCAGGGCGCGCCGTTGCTGAAAACCGAGCTGACAGGGGATTTAAAACAGCTGGTGGACGATAAATCGGCGATCATTGCCGGGTGGGTGGCCAGCGGCAAGCTGGCACCGGTAGAGCCACATCATCTGATCTTTATGATTTGGGCCTCCACTCAGCACTATGCTGACTTTTCGGCCCAGGTCGAAGCGGTGACCGGCAAAACACTTCAGGATGAAACCTTCTTCCAGAACACGCTGGAAAACGTGCAGCGGATGATTATCGAAGGGATCCGCGTACGCTAG
- a CDS encoding lysozyme inhibitor LprI family protein: MKRLLIAAGALLLSTSALADECGNASTQLELNTCTGSQYQAADKKLNQTYQAAMKRAAAPQRDLLKKAQLAWIALRDADCTFVGSGTEGGSVQPMIINQCMTEKTVEREAYLASMMQCEEGDLSCPLPPALSQ, from the coding sequence ATGAAACGATTACTGATTGCCGCAGGCGCGTTACTGCTGAGCACCAGCGCACTGGCGGATGAGTGCGGCAACGCCAGCACGCAGCTTGAGCTGAACACCTGCACGGGATCGCAATACCAGGCGGCAGACAAGAAGCTCAACCAGACTTACCAGGCCGCCATGAAACGTGCGGCAGCGCCACAGCGCGATCTGTTAAAGAAGGCACAGCTGGCGTGGATAGCCCTGCGTGATGCGGATTGTACTTTTGTCGGGTCGGGTACTGAGGGCGGCAGCGTGCAGCCCATGATCATCAACCAGTGTATGACGGAGAAAACCGTCGAGCGCGAAGCGTATCTTGCTTCCATGATGCAGTGTGAAGAAGGCGATTTGAGCTGCCCTCTTCCCCCGGCCCTCTCCCAATAG
- the putA gene encoding trifunctional transcriptional regulator/proline dehydrogenase/L-glutamate gamma-semialdehyde dehydrogenase, with amino-acid sequence MGMTTMGVKLDDATRERIKTAATRIDRTPHWLIKQAIFNYLERLENEDGLPELPALLSGAANESEESAAAEENHQPFLEFAEQILPQSVSRAAITGAYRRAETDAVPMLLEQARLPEPIATQAHKLAYQLAEKLRNQKTASGRAGMVQSLLQEFSLSSQEGVALMCLAEALLRIPDKATRDALIRDKISNGNWQSHIGRSPSLFVNAATWGLLFTGKLVSTHNEANLSLSLNRIIGKSGEPLIRKGVDMAMRLMGEQFVTGETIAEALANARKLEDKGFRYSYDMLGEAALTAADAQAYMVSYQQAIHAIGKASNGRGIYEGPGISIKLSALHPRYSRAQYDRVMDELYPRLKSLTLLARQYDIGINIDAEEADRLEISLDLLEKLCFEPELAGWNGIGFVIQAYQKRCPFVIDYLIDLATRSRRRLMIRLVKGAYWDSEIKRAQMDGLEGYPVYTRKVYTDVSYLACAKKLLGVPNLIYPQFATHNAHTLAAIYSLAGQNYYPGQYEFQCLHGMGEPLYEQVTGKVADGKLNRPCRIYAPVGTHETLLAYLVRRLLENGANTSFVNRIADTTLPLDELVADPVQAVEKMAAQEGQLGLPHPKIALPRELYGQGRVNSSGLDLANEHRLASLSSALLNSALHKWQAKPILEQPVADGEMQPVVNPAEPKDVVGYVREASEQEVSQAIDSAVNNAPIWFATPPQERAAILERAAVLMEDQMQQLIGILVREAGKTFSNAIAEVREAVDFLHYYAGQVRDDFDNETHRPLGPVVCISPWNFPLAIFTGQIAAALAAGNSVLAKPAEQTPLIAAQGINILLEAGVPAGVVQLLPGRGETVGAQLTSDNRVRGVMFTGSTEVATLLQRNIATRLDAQGRPTPLVAETGGMNAMIVDSSALTEQVVVDVLASAFDSAGQRCSALRVLCVQDDVADHTLKMLRGAMAECRMGNPGRLTTDIGPVIDEEAKGNIENHIQTMRAKGRPVFQAVRENSEDAREWQTGTFVPPTLIELASFDELKKEVFGPVLHVVRYNRNNLDQLIEQINASGYGLTLGVHTRIDETIAQVTGSAKVGNLYVNRNMVGAVVGVQPFGGEGLSGTGPKAGGPLYLYRLLANRPENALGVTLARQDAERPVDAQLKAVLTQPLEALITWAEKRPELRAIAQQYGELAQAGTQRLLPGPTGERNTWTLMPRERVLCVADNEQDALVQLAAAAATGCEVLWPEDGLHRDLAKQLPKAVSARIHFAKADELLSQDFEAVIYHGDSDQLRELCEQVAARRGPIVSVQGFARGETNLLLERLYVERSLSVNTAAAGGNASLMTIG; translated from the coding sequence ATGGGCATGACCACCATGGGGGTTAAGCTGGATGACGCAACCCGCGAACGGATTAAAACCGCAGCAACCCGCATTGACCGCACACCGCACTGGTTAATTAAGCAGGCAATTTTTAATTATCTGGAAAGACTGGAAAACGAAGACGGATTACCAGAGCTGCCAGCCCTGCTGAGCGGTGCGGCCAATGAAAGCGAAGAATCTGCCGCCGCCGAAGAGAACCACCAGCCGTTCCTCGAATTTGCCGAGCAGATCCTGCCGCAGTCCGTGAGCCGCGCCGCGATCACCGGAGCCTACCGCCGCGCCGAAACCGACGCCGTCCCTATGCTGCTGGAGCAGGCCCGCCTGCCAGAACCCATCGCCACCCAGGCGCACAAGCTGGCGTATCAGCTTGCTGAAAAGCTGCGTAACCAGAAAACTGCCTCTGGCCGCGCCGGTATGGTACAGAGCCTGCTCCAGGAGTTTTCGCTCTCCTCACAGGAAGGCGTGGCGCTGATGTGCCTGGCGGAAGCGCTGCTGCGTATTCCGGATAAAGCCACCCGCGATGCGCTGATCCGCGACAAAATCAGCAACGGTAACTGGCAGTCGCACATTGGCCGCAGCCCGTCGCTGTTCGTTAACGCCGCCACCTGGGGCCTGCTGTTTACCGGCAAGCTGGTGTCTACCCATAACGAAGCCAACCTCTCTCTTTCCCTGAACCGCATCATCGGCAAGAGCGGTGAACCGCTGATCCGCAAAGGTGTGGACATGGCGATGCGCCTGATGGGCGAACAGTTCGTAACCGGGGAAACCATTGCCGAAGCGCTGGCGAATGCCCGTAAGCTGGAAGACAAAGGTTTCCGCTACTCTTACGACATGCTGGGCGAAGCGGCCCTGACCGCCGCCGATGCACAGGCGTATATGGTGTCTTACCAGCAGGCGATCCACGCTATAGGTAAAGCTTCCAATGGCCGTGGAATTTACGAAGGCCCGGGCATCTCTATTAAGCTGTCTGCCCTGCACCCGCGCTACAGCCGCGCCCAGTACGACCGCGTGATGGACGAACTCTACCCGCGCCTGAAGTCCCTGACCCTGCTGGCGCGTCAGTATGACATTGGTATCAACATCGACGCCGAAGAAGCCGACCGCCTGGAGATCTCCCTCGATCTGCTGGAAAAACTGTGCTTCGAACCGGAGCTGGCGGGCTGGAACGGCATTGGCTTTGTGATTCAGGCCTATCAGAAGCGCTGCCCGTTCGTCATTGATTACCTGATTGACCTCGCAACCCGCAGCCGTCGTCGCCTGATGATCCGTCTGGTGAAAGGCGCGTACTGGGACAGCGAAATTAAACGCGCGCAGATGGATGGCCTGGAAGGGTATCCGGTCTATACCCGCAAGGTGTACACCGACGTGTCTTACCTCGCCTGCGCCAAAAAACTGCTTGGCGTGCCAAACCTGATTTACCCGCAGTTCGCCACCCACAACGCCCACACTCTGGCGGCTATCTACAGCCTGGCCGGGCAGAACTACTATCCGGGCCAGTACGAGTTCCAGTGCCTGCACGGCATGGGTGAACCGCTGTACGAGCAGGTCACCGGTAAAGTGGCGGATGGCAAACTGAACCGTCCGTGCCGTATTTATGCCCCGGTGGGCACGCACGAAACCCTGCTGGCGTACCTGGTGCGTCGTCTGCTGGAAAACGGCGCGAACACCTCCTTCGTTAACCGTATTGCCGACACCACGCTGCCGCTGGATGAGCTGGTTGCCGATCCAGTGCAGGCGGTTGAGAAAATGGCCGCTCAGGAAGGTCAGCTGGGTCTGCCGCATCCGAAAATTGCCCTGCCGCGCGAGCTGTATGGCCAGGGCCGCGTGAACTCGTCGGGCCTGGACCTGGCGAACGAACACCGTCTGGCGTCGCTCTCTTCTGCCCTGCTCAACAGCGCGCTGCATAAATGGCAGGCCAAACCTATTCTTGAGCAGCCGGTGGCTGATGGCGAAATGCAGCCCGTGGTTAACCCGGCAGAGCCGAAAGATGTGGTCGGTTACGTGCGTGAAGCCAGCGAGCAGGAAGTGTCCCAGGCTATCGACAGTGCCGTGAATAACGCGCCAATCTGGTTCGCCACCCCGCCGCAGGAGCGTGCCGCCATCCTCGAACGCGCTGCCGTGCTGATGGAAGATCAGATGCAGCAGCTTATCGGTATTCTGGTGCGTGAAGCGGGTAAAACCTTCAGTAACGCCATTGCCGAAGTGCGCGAAGCGGTGGACTTCCTGCATTATTACGCGGGCCAGGTTCGCGATGATTTTGACAATGAAACGCACCGCCCGCTTGGCCCGGTGGTGTGTATCAGCCCGTGGAACTTCCCGCTGGCGATCTTCACCGGCCAGATTGCGGCCGCACTAGCCGCCGGTAATAGCGTGCTGGCTAAACCGGCGGAACAGACCCCGCTGATTGCAGCCCAGGGGATCAACATCCTGCTCGAAGCCGGTGTTCCGGCGGGCGTGGTGCAGTTGCTGCCTGGCCGTGGTGAAACGGTGGGTGCGCAACTGACCTCCGATAACCGCGTGCGCGGCGTGATGTTCACCGGCTCTACCGAAGTGGCGACGTTGCTGCAACGTAATATCGCCACACGCCTGGATGCGCAGGGTCGCCCGACGCCGCTGGTTGCGGAAACCGGCGGGATGAACGCCATGATTGTTGATTCGTCCGCCCTGACCGAGCAGGTGGTGGTTGACGTGCTGGCCTCTGCTTTCGACAGCGCAGGTCAGCGTTGCTCCGCGCTGCGTGTGCTGTGTGTGCAGGATGACGTGGCAGACCACACGCTGAAAATGCTGCGTGGTGCCATGGCGGAATGCCGCATGGGTAACCCGGGTCGCCTGACCACGGATATTGGCCCGGTGATTGATGAAGAAGCCAAAGGCAACATCGAAAACCACATTCAGACGATGCGCGCCAAAGGCCGCCCGGTGTTTCAGGCTGTGCGTGAAAACAGCGAAGACGCGCGCGAGTGGCAGACCGGTACCTTCGTTCCGCCAACGCTGATTGAACTGGCAAGCTTCGATGAACTGAAAAAAGAGGTCTTTGGCCCGGTGCTGCACGTGGTGCGTTACAACCGTAACAACCTGGATCAGCTGATCGAGCAGATCAACGCCTCCGGCTACGGCCTGACCCTTGGCGTGCATACACGTATCGACGAAACCATTGCCCAGGTAACCGGCAGCGCCAAAGTGGGCAACCTGTACGTGAACCGTAACATGGTAGGTGCCGTGGTCGGCGTGCAGCCGTTCGGCGGCGAAGGGTTATCCGGGACCGGTCCGAAAGCTGGTGGCCCGCTGTACCTGTATCGCCTGCTGGCCAACCGCCCGGAAAATGCGCTGGGCGTAACGCTGGCGCGTCAGGATGCGGAACGCCCTGTGGATGCACAGCTGAAAGCCGTGCTGACCCAGCCGCTGGAAGCCCTGATTACCTGGGCGGAAAAACGTCCTGAACTGCGTGCTATCGCTCAGCAGTACGGCGAGCTGGCGCAGGCGGGTACGCAGCGTCTGCTGCCGGGGCCAACCGGCGAGCGCAACACCTGGACGCTGATGCCGCGTGAGCGTGTGCTGTGCGTGGCGGATAACGAGCAGGATGCACTGGTTCAGTTGGCTGCCGCAGCGGCAACGGGTTGTGAAGTGCTGTGGCCGGAAGATGGGCTGCACCGCGACCTGGCGAAGCAGTTGCCGAAAGCGGTGTCTGCGCGTATCCACTTTGCGAAAGCCGATGAACTGCTCAGCCAGGACTTCGAAGCGGTTATCTACCACGGTGATTCCGACCAGCTGCGCGAACTGTGCGAACAGGTGGCGGCGCGTCGTGGGCCGATTGTGTCGGTGCAGGGCTTTGCCCGTGGCGAAACCAACCTGCTGCTGGAGCGCCTGTACGTTGAGCGTTCACTCAGCGTCAATACCGCGGCCGCAGGCGGTAACGCCAGCCTGATGACCATCGGTTAA
- the putP gene encoding sodium/proline symporter PutP: MAISTPMLVTFLIYIFGMILIGFLAWRSTKNFDDYILGGRSLGPMVTALSAGASDMSGWLLMGLPGAIFISGISESWIAIGLTLGAWINWKLVAGRLRVHTEANNNALTLPDYFSGRFEDNSRVLRIISALVILVFFTIYCASGIVAGARLFESTFGMSYETALWAGAAATILYTFVGGFLAVSWTDTVQASLMIFALILTPVIVIFTVGGFADSLEVIKQKSIENVDMLKGLNFVAIVSLMGWGLGYFGQPHILARFMAADSHHTIVHARRISMTWMILCLAGACAVGFFGIAYFNNNPAQAGAVNQNAERVFIELAQILFNPWIAGILLSAILAAVMSTLSCQLLVCSSAITEDLYKAFLRKDASQKELVWVGRFMVLVVALIAIALAANPSNRVLGLVSYAWAGFGAAFGPVVLFSVLWSRMTRNGALAGMIIGAVTVIVWKQFAWLGLYEIIPGFIFGSVGIVVFSLLGKAPSAAMQKRFAEADAHYHTAPPSKLQPE; encoded by the coding sequence ATGGCAATTAGCACACCGATGCTGGTGACATTTCTTATCTATATTTTTGGCATGATCCTGATAGGTTTTTTGGCCTGGCGATCAACGAAGAACTTTGACGACTATATTCTGGGCGGGCGCAGTTTAGGGCCGATGGTAACCGCACTCTCTGCGGGCGCATCGGACATGAGCGGCTGGCTGCTGATGGGCTTACCGGGTGCGATTTTCATCTCCGGTATTTCAGAAAGCTGGATCGCGATTGGCCTGACCCTGGGCGCATGGATTAACTGGAAGCTGGTGGCGGGCCGCCTGCGTGTGCATACCGAGGCGAACAACAATGCCCTGACCCTGCCGGATTACTTCTCCGGGCGCTTTGAAGATAACAGCCGCGTGCTGCGTATTATCTCGGCTCTGGTTATCCTGGTGTTCTTCACCATCTATTGTGCTTCCGGCATTGTGGCCGGTGCGCGTCTGTTCGAAAGCACCTTCGGCATGAGCTATGAAACGGCGCTGTGGGCCGGTGCGGCGGCGACGATCCTGTATACCTTCGTGGGCGGTTTCCTGGCAGTGAGCTGGACTGACACCGTACAGGCGAGCCTGATGATCTTCGCGCTTATCCTGACGCCAGTGATTGTGATTTTCACCGTCGGCGGCTTTGCGGACTCCCTGGAAGTTATTAAACAAAAGAGCATCGAAAACGTCGATATGCTGAAAGGACTGAACTTTGTCGCGATTGTATCGCTGATGGGTTGGGGCCTGGGCTACTTTGGTCAGCCGCATATTCTGGCGCGCTTTATGGCCGCTGATTCTCACCACACCATTGTTCATGCGCGTCGTATCAGTATGACCTGGATGATCCTCTGCCTGGCAGGGGCGTGTGCGGTAGGCTTCTTCGGTATCGCGTACTTCAACAATAACCCGGCGCAGGCGGGTGCGGTGAACCAGAACGCCGAGCGCGTGTTTATCGAGCTGGCGCAAATTCTGTTTAACCCGTGGATTGCCGGTATTCTGCTGTCGGCGATTCTGGCGGCGGTGATGTCGACCCTGAGCTGCCAGCTGCTGGTGTGCTCCAGTGCCATTACGGAAGACCTGTACAAAGCGTTCCTGCGTAAAGATGCGAGCCAGAAAGAGCTGGTGTGGGTAGGGCGCTTTATGGTGCTGGTAGTGGCATTGATTGCCATTGCGCTGGCGGCCAACCCGAGCAACCGCGTTCTGGGCCTGGTAAGCTATGCGTGGGCGGGCTTTGGTGCCGCGTTTGGCCCGGTAGTGCTGTTCTCGGTACTGTGGTCACGCATGACCCGTAACGGCGCGCTGGCTGGCATGATTATTGGTGCGGTGACGGTTATCGTCTGGAAACAGTTCGCGTGGCTGGGCCTGTACGAAATCATCCCTGGCTTTATCTTCGGCAGCGTCGGGATCGTGGTGTTCAGCCTGCTGGGTAAAGCACCGTCTGCGGCGATGCAAAAACGCTTTGCAGAAGCGGACGCGCATTACCACACGGCACCGCCATCAAAATTACAGCCTGAATAA
- a CDS encoding DUF3574 domain-containing protein, with translation MTIKTGLMVAALFMLAGCNAPAHNTTDTTCKVDNQMQQTTLYFGLSRPAGKDITGQEWQQFVDQDVTPRFRDGLTVFDARGQWLGNDGKVAREQSKALMLIHGKDAVSEQNIEALRGLYKSRFAQESVMRVDQPVCVQF, from the coding sequence ATGACAATCAAAACAGGGCTTATGGTGGCGGCACTTTTCATGCTGGCAGGCTGTAACGCACCCGCGCACAACACCACAGACACCACCTGCAAAGTGGATAACCAGATGCAGCAAACCACGCTCTATTTCGGCCTGAGCCGCCCGGCAGGGAAAGACATTACCGGCCAGGAGTGGCAGCAGTTTGTTGACCAGGACGTAACCCCGCGCTTTCGCGATGGCCTGACGGTATTTGATGCCCGTGGGCAGTGGCTGGGTAATGACGGGAAAGTGGCGCGTGAGCAGAGCAAGGCGCTGATGCTAATCCACGGTAAGGATGCCGTGAGTGAGCAGAATATCGAAGCGTTACGTGGGCTCTACAAGTCACGCTTTGCGCAGGAATCGGTGATGCGTGTCGATCAGCCGGTGTGCGTACAGTTTTAA
- a CDS encoding NupC/NupG family nucleoside CNT transporter, with amino-acid sequence MYNIIHFLLALVIILALAWLVSFDRRKIRIRFVLQLIIIEIALAFFFLHAESGLFLIKYVSGFFESLLKFASEGTNFVFGGMGEKGLAFIFLGVLCPIIFISALIGILQHWRILPVFIRIIGTLLSKVNGMGKLESFNAVSSLILGQSENFIAYKGILGDLSSRRLFTMAATAMSTVSLSIVGAYMTMLDAKFVVAALILNMLSTFIILSVINPARPEAEPDIKLEKMHESQSFFEMLGEYILAGFKVAMIILAMLIGFIALISAVNALFSSVFGMSFQQILGYVFYPLAWLIGIPLSDALNAGSIMATKLVANEFVAMIELQKIAHQMTPRGLGILSVFLVSFANFASIGIVAGAIKGLNEQQGNTVSRFGLRLVYGATLVSLLSASFAGLVL; translated from the coding sequence ATGTATAATATTATCCACTTCCTGCTGGCGCTGGTGATTATTCTTGCGCTTGCCTGGCTGGTGAGTTTTGACCGCCGAAAAATTCGTATTCGCTTCGTTTTACAGCTTATTATTATTGAAATTGCCCTGGCATTCTTTTTCCTTCATGCCGAAAGCGGTCTTTTCCTGATTAAATATGTCTCTGGCTTCTTTGAATCGCTGCTTAAATTTGCCTCAGAAGGGACGAATTTCGTCTTTGGCGGAATGGGTGAAAAAGGGCTGGCGTTCATTTTCCTCGGCGTTCTTTGCCCGATTATTTTTATTTCGGCGCTGATTGGTATTCTCCAGCACTGGCGAATTCTGCCTGTGTTTATTCGCATTATCGGGACATTGCTGTCGAAAGTGAACGGGATGGGGAAACTGGAGTCCTTTAACGCCGTCAGTTCACTGATCCTCGGGCAGTCTGAAAACTTCATTGCTTACAAAGGGATCCTGGGCGACCTCTCCTCCCGCCGTCTGTTTACGATGGCCGCCACCGCGATGTCTACCGTGTCGTTATCGATTGTCGGCGCGTATATGACCATGCTGGATGCAAAATTTGTCGTCGCGGCGCTCATTCTCAATATGCTCAGCACCTTTATTATTCTCTCCGTCATCAACCCGGCACGCCCGGAAGCGGAGCCGGATATCAAACTGGAAAAAATGCACGAATCCCAGAGCTTCTTTGAAATGCTGGGTGAGTATATTCTGGCCGGTTTTAAAGTGGCGATGATTATTCTGGCTATGCTGATTGGCTTTATCGCGCTTATTAGCGCGGTCAACGCCCTGTTCTCCAGCGTATTTGGTATGAGCTTCCAGCAGATCCTGGGTTATGTGTTTTATCCTCTGGCGTGGCTGATTGGTATTCCACTGAGTGATGCCTTAAATGCGGGCAGTATTATGGCCACGAAGCTGGTTGCCAATGAATTTGTGGCGATGATCGAGCTGCAAAAAATTGCGCACCAGATGACCCCGCGCGGTCTGGGTATCTTGTCCGTGTTCCTGGTCTCTTTCGCCAACTTTGCTTCTATCGGCATTGTTGCAGGCGCCATTAAGGGCCTGAATGAACAGCAGGGGAACACCGTGTCCCGCTTCGGGTTGCGTCTGGTGTACGGTGCGACACTGGTCAGTTTGCTGTCGGCGAGCTTTGCGGGATTAGTGTTGTAA